From one Pseudomonas fluorescens genomic stretch:
- a CDS encoding D-2-hydroxyacid dehydrogenase, producing MRVLIAEQDHALYARLLREMAPDLEVLNSGDSAELAQMAADSPVWLGQPDLLATLLRQGHQPQWLQSTWAGITPLLADGLQRDYRLTRAVGIFGQVMAEYVLTYMLGHEREVLARLVSQVERKWDDRPGRSLEGRRALIVGTGDIGQRVAEFLLPFGVQLYGIASQPREQAPFIEVAGLEDLGRLVGQVDYVINLLPDTPATHDLYDAALFQRFNPEALFINAGRGVAVVDADLVEALKKGHLAGAVIDVCRQEPLPQRHPFWTAWGLLLTGHSSAPTSPAAMVRLFVENLRAYQAGEALRGEVDFQRGY from the coding sequence ATGCGTGTTTTGATCGCTGAACAGGATCATGCCCTCTACGCTCGGCTGTTGCGCGAGATGGCACCGGACCTGGAGGTCCTGAACAGTGGTGATTCGGCTGAGCTGGCGCAAATGGCCGCCGACAGCCCGGTGTGGCTGGGCCAGCCGGACCTGTTGGCCACCTTGCTGCGTCAGGGCCATCAACCGCAGTGGCTGCAATCGACCTGGGCCGGGATCACCCCGCTGCTGGCTGATGGCCTACAGCGTGACTACCGCCTGACCCGGGCGGTGGGCATCTTCGGCCAGGTCATGGCCGAGTACGTGCTCACCTACATGCTCGGCCACGAGCGTGAGGTGCTGGCGCGCCTGGTCAGCCAGGTCGAGCGCAAGTGGGATGACCGCCCCGGGCGCAGCCTGGAAGGACGTCGGGCGCTGATCGTCGGCACCGGCGATATCGGTCAGCGGGTGGCGGAGTTTCTGCTGCCGTTTGGCGTGCAGTTGTACGGCATCGCCAGCCAGCCGCGCGAGCAGGCACCGTTTATCGAAGTGGCCGGTCTCGAGGACCTGGGCCGTCTGGTGGGCCAGGTCGATTATGTAATCAACCTGCTGCCCGACACCCCGGCGACCCATGACCTGTACGACGCGGCGCTGTTTCAACGCTTCAATCCCGAGGCGTTGTTCATCAATGCCGGGCGTGGCGTGGCGGTGGTCGATGCCGACCTGGTCGAAGCCTTGAAGAAGGGCCATCTGGCCGGCGCCGTAATCGATGTCTGCCGCCAGGAGCCGCTACCGCAGCGCCATCCGTTCTGGACCGCCTGGGGCTTGCTGCTGACCGGGCACAGCTCGGCACCGACCTCGCCGGCGGCGATGGTGCGCTTGTTTGTCGAGAATCTGCGGGCGTATCAGGCGGGTGAAGCGTTACGTGGAGAAGTGGACTTTCAGCGCGGCTACTAA
- a CDS encoding YgaP family membrane protein, whose amino-acid sequence MSEKQTLIPANSAHMASEHNVHGWERAGSVATGVIMVGKGLRRGGVFGLIQVAIGGVALARGITGHSSVKSLIERGRSDLDNIRAKIERSGAELQALKANAEAATRGTTVTGNDALKDPKP is encoded by the coding sequence ATGTCCGAGAAACAGACGCTTATCCCGGCCAACTCAGCGCATATGGCCAGCGAACACAACGTGCACGGCTGGGAACGCGCAGGCTCCGTCGCCACCGGGGTGATCATGGTCGGCAAGGGGCTGCGCCGCGGCGGCGTGTTTGGGTTGATTCAGGTGGCCATCGGCGGGGTTGCCCTGGCCCGTGGTATCACCGGCCACAGCTCGGTGAAAAGCCTGATCGAGCGCGGCCGTAGCGACCTGGATAACATCCGCGCCAAGATCGAACGCAGCGGCGCCGAGCTGCAAGCGCTCAAGGCCAACGCCGAAGCCGCCACCCGCGGCACCACGGTGACGGGCAACGATGCCCTGAAAGACCCCAAGCCTTAA
- a CDS encoding YcgL domain-containing protein: MKRICSIYKSPRKNEMYLYVLKADGLERVPEGLLPFFGKPVHAFDLVLTPERQLAREDIAKVLENLEQQGYHLQMSPVEDEYIEHLPEELLRRNDPV; this comes from the coding sequence ATGAAACGTATCTGCTCGATCTACAAGAGCCCGCGCAAGAACGAAATGTACCTCTATGTGCTCAAGGCCGACGGCCTGGAGCGCGTGCCCGAAGGCCTGCTGCCGTTTTTCGGAAAGCCTGTGCACGCCTTCGACCTGGTCCTGACCCCGGAGCGCCAGCTGGCCCGCGAAGATATCGCCAAGGTCCTGGAAAACCTCGAGCAGCAGGGTTATCACCTGCAGATGTCACCGGTCGAGGACGAGTACATCGAGCACCTGCCAGAAGAGCTGCTGCGTCGCAACGACCCGGTCTGA
- a CDS encoding YajD family HNH nuclease, with translation MSSSSSAAATARLDRILADAKRDKEMGYRDKALRMYPHVCGRCAREFAGKRLSELTVHHRDHNHDNNPQDGSNWELLCLYCHDNEHSRYTDQQYFSEGSTSSPSIAKATHNPFAALAGMLKKD, from the coding sequence ATGAGTTCGTCATCCTCTGCCGCCGCCACCGCACGGCTAGACCGCATCCTCGCCGACGCCAAGCGCGACAAGGAAATGGGCTACCGTGACAAGGCCCTGCGCATGTACCCGCACGTGTGTGGCCGCTGCGCCCGCGAGTTCGCCGGCAAGCGCCTGAGCGAGCTGACCGTGCACCACCGTGACCACAACCACGACAACAACCCCCAGGACGGCTCCAACTGGGAACTGCTGTGCCTGTACTGTCACGACAACGAGCACTCGCGCTACACCGACCAGCAGTACTTCAGCGAAGGTTCGACCAGCAGCCCGAGCATCGCCAAGGCCACCCACAATCCGTTCGCGGCCCTGGCCGGCATGCTGAAGAAGGACTGA
- a CDS encoding nitroreductase family protein, whose product MSANPRVADHAINQQFIQRWSPRAFTGEPIDQATLLSFLEAARWAPSAYNSQPWRFLYARRDTPNWERFLGLLNEFNRSWAQHASALVIILSKTSFTAPGASEETPALWHTFDTGSAWGHLALQASLSGWHTHGMAGFDQELTRKELKIPEGYALHAAVAIGKLGDKSSLAEGLQAREVPSLRRPLSELAAEGDFSL is encoded by the coding sequence ATGAGTGCAAATCCTCGCGTTGCCGATCACGCCATCAACCAACAGTTCATCCAGCGCTGGTCGCCGCGCGCCTTCACCGGCGAGCCGATTGACCAGGCCACCCTGCTGAGCTTCCTTGAAGCCGCACGCTGGGCACCTTCGGCCTACAACTCGCAGCCCTGGCGCTTCCTGTACGCCCGCCGCGACACGCCGAACTGGGAGCGTTTCCTCGGTTTGCTCAACGAGTTCAACCGAAGCTGGGCCCAACACGCCTCGGCACTGGTGATCATCCTTTCCAAGACCAGTTTCACCGCACCAGGCGCCAGTGAAGAAACCCCAGCCCTGTGGCACACCTTTGACACAGGCTCCGCCTGGGGCCACTTGGCGCTGCAGGCAAGCCTGAGCGGCTGGCACACCCACGGCATGGCCGGCTTTGACCAGGAGCTGACCCGCAAGGAGCTGAAGATTCCTGAAGGCTACGCCCTGCACGCGGCGGTAGCGATCGGCAAGCTGGGCGACAAGTCGAGCCTGGCCGAAGGCCTGCAGGCGCGGGAAGTGCCGAGCCTGCGGCGGCCGTTGAGCGAGCTGGCGGCCGAGGGTGATTTCAGCCTTTGA
- a CDS encoding RNA methyltransferase: MANKRYSCIGLFNPKSAENVGSVMRAAGCYGVNSVFYTGKRYERARDFVTDTKRVHYDIPLIGIDDLQKIIPLGCTPVAVELVDGARPLPEYTHPDRAIYIFGPEDGSLDPSVRAWCEETIYIPTNGCMNLAATVNVVLYDRLAKGLNTRSGPKFK, translated from the coding sequence GTGGCGAACAAACGGTACAGCTGCATTGGTCTGTTCAACCCCAAGTCAGCCGAGAACGTCGGTTCGGTGATGCGCGCCGCGGGTTGCTACGGCGTCAACTCGGTGTTCTACACCGGCAAGCGCTATGAGCGCGCCCGCGACTTCGTCACCGACACCAAGCGTGTGCACTACGACATCCCGCTGATCGGCATCGACGACCTGCAGAAGATCATCCCCCTGGGCTGCACACCAGTGGCGGTGGAGCTGGTCGACGGCGCCAGGCCGCTGCCCGAATACACCCATCCGGACCGCGCGATCTACATCTTCGGCCCCGAAGACGGCTCCCTCGACCCGAGCGTGCGGGCCTGGTGCGAAGAGACCATCTATATCCCGACCAACGGTTGCATGAACCTTGCCGCCACTGTCAACGTGGTGCTCTACGACCGCCTGGCCAAAGGCCTGAACACCCGCTCCGGGCCGAAATTCAAGTAA
- a CDS encoding YcgN family cysteine cluster protein → MTANADPFWMRKTLEQLNPQEWESLCDGCGLCCLQKLEDEDDNSVYYTRIACKLLDLKTCQCSDYPNRMQIVPDCIQLTPGKADQFKWLPTTCGYRLVSEGKDLPDWHHLVCGDREQVHKQRISQSGRMLSEDSVDEDDWEEYLIFRAG, encoded by the coding sequence ATGACTGCCAACGCCGATCCGTTCTGGATGCGTAAAACCCTCGAACAGCTCAACCCGCAAGAGTGGGAGTCGCTGTGTGACGGCTGTGGCCTGTGCTGCCTGCAAAAGCTTGAAGATGAAGACGACAACAGCGTCTATTACACGCGCATCGCCTGCAAATTGCTGGACCTCAAGACTTGCCAGTGCAGCGATTACCCGAACCGGATGCAGATCGTACCCGACTGTATCCAGCTCACGCCGGGCAAGGCCGACCAGTTCAAATGGTTGCCGACCACCTGCGGTTACCGTCTGGTCAGCGAGGGCAAGGACCTGCCCGACTGGCACCATCTGGTCTGCGGTGATCGCGAGCAGGTGCACAAGCAACGGATTTCACAATCCGGACGCATGCTCAGTGAAGACAGCGTCGATGAAGACGATTGGGAAGAGTATCTGATTTTCCGCGCCGGTTGA